A single window of Nicotiana tomentosiformis chromosome 1, ASM39032v3, whole genome shotgun sequence DNA harbors:
- the LOC104093460 gene encoding UDP-D-xylose:L-fucose alpha-1,3-D-xylosyltransferase MGP4, whose protein sequence is MSSASLHQRPLHNLLTDPNPVSPRSSQTSQKPTSSLQYRTTLLLLLSLLVILGVLYPYIQFPQNGFLSYTSKSNLFESKWRDYSLPKAAAFVAKNNTLIVCIVSEPYLPFLNNWLVSIVRQKQHEKVLVIAEDYATLFKVNERWPGHAVLIPPVLMSQTAHKFGSQGFFNFTSRRPRHLLQILELGYNVMYNDVDMVWLADPFQYLEGKHDIYFMDDMAAVKPLNHSHGLPPPGKKGRPYICSCMIYLRPTNGAKLVLKKWIEEMQIQPWSRAKKANDQPAFNWALNKTAGQVDMYLLPQSGFPTGGLYFRNKTWVKETKGMHVIIHNNYIVGFEKKIKRFRDYGLWLVDDYSSESPLGRLE, encoded by the exons ATGTCATCAGCGTCATTACACCAAAGACCTCTTCACAATCTTCTAACAGACCCAAATCCAGTATCCCCACGATCCtctcaaacttcccaaaaacccaCCTCATCTCTTCAATACCGCACCACCCTTTTGCTCCTTCTTTCCCTTTTGGTAATTCTCGGAGTTCTTTATCCATATATTCAGTTCCCTCAAAATGGGTTCCTCTCTTACACCTCAAAATCCAATCTTTTTGAATCCAAGTGGCGTGACTATTCCTTGCCTAAAGCTGCTGCCTTTGTGGCCAAGAACAATACCCTTATAGTCTGTATTGTTAGTGAACCTTACTTGCCTTTCTTGAATAACTGGTTGGTTAGCATTGTGAGGCAAAAGCAACATGAGAAAGTGCTTGTGATTGCTGAGGACTATGCTACTTTGTTTAAGGTTAATGAGAGGTGGCCTGGTCATGCTGTGCTTATTCCTCCTGTTTTGATGTCTCAGACTGCTCATAAGTTTGGGTCTCAG GGATTCTTCAATTTTACGTCCAGAAGGCCTCGGCATCTTCTGCAAATTTTGGAGCTTGGTTATAATGTCATGTACAATGATGTTGATATGGTTTGGTTAGCAGATCCATTTCAATATTTAGAAGGAAAGCATGATATATACTTCATGGATGACATGGCTGCG GTAAAACCTCTGAATCACTCCCACGGTTTGCCACCTCCAGGGAAGAAGGGTCGGCCTTACATATGTAGCTGCATGATCTATCTGCGACCCACCAATGGAGCAAAACTAGTTCTGAAAAAGTGGATTGAGGAAATGCAGATTCAACCATGGTCCAGGGCAAAGAAAGCTAATGACCAGCCTGCTTTTAATTGGGCATTGAACAAAACTGCTGGACAG GTCGACATGTATCTACTACCTCAGTCAGGATTCCCAACAGGTGGTTTATACTTTAGAAACAAGACTTGGGTGAAGGAAACCAAGGGAATGCATGTAATTATTCATAATAACTATATTGTTGGTTTTGAAAAGAAGATAAAACGTTTCCGTGATTATGGTCTCTGGTTGGTGGATGATTATAGCTCTGAATCCCCGCTTGGCAGATTAGAATAA